From Argopecten irradians isolate NY chromosome 12, Ai_NY, whole genome shotgun sequence, one genomic window encodes:
- the LOC138336269 gene encoding caveolin-1-like — protein MADGLDLVSRDPNGVNAHLGTLLFNDVLGEPDGTHSIDCVWKLSYTCFECWKGLCYKLLTLFCGICIAAEWGCEFAYIAFYHVWFITPCMKVFELNCGLCQKIYATIVNCCILPCFEALGGCFIHFKR, from the exons ATGGCGGATGGACTAGACTTGGTATCCCGAGACCCTAACGGAGTAAATGCACATCTTGGG ACACTCCTGTTCAACGATGTCCTTGGTGAGCCCGATGGTACCCACAGTATCGACTGTGTCTGGAAGCTGTCCTACACATGCTTCGAGTGCTGGAAGGGACTCTGCTACAAGCTCCTCACTCTCTTCTGTGGAATCTGTATTGCAGCGGAATGGGGCTGTGAGTTCGCCTACATTGCTTTCTACCACGTCTGGTTCATCACACCCTGCATGAAAGTTTTTGAACTCAATTGCGGACTCTGTCAGAAAATCTACGCTACTATTGTGAACTGTTGTATTTTGCCATGCTTCGAGGCACTTGGTGGctgtttcattcattttaaaaGATGA
- the LOC138336144 gene encoding caveolin-1-like isoform X1 — protein MDDDKVGGTVNVDLINRDANDINTHVQVEFEDVFAEPYGTHSVECIWKVTFVCYRCTKTCCYNLCAIFTGIFVAFYWGMEFAMLTYTHVWCCTPGMRMFIIQCNQCQKCFGTVINCFLAPVCESCGLFFSNIAVAHHGAPPMPVPEKK, from the exons ATGGATGATGACAAAGTCGGAGGCACTGTTAATGTAGATTTAATCAACAGGGACGCCAATGATATCAATACCCACGTGCAG GTTGAGTTTGAGGATGTGTTTGCCGAGCCATATGGTACACACAGTGTCGAGTGTATCTGGAAGGTGACGTTCGTCTGCTACAGGTGTACAAAAACCTGCTGTTACAATTTATGCGCCATCTTTACCGGTATATTTGTGGCTTTCTACTGGGGTATGGAGTTCGCGATGTTGACGTATACGCACGTGTGGTGCTGCACACCAGGCATGCGCATGTTCATCATCCAGTGTAATCAGTGTCAGAAATGTTTTGGGACGGTTATAAACTGTTTTCTGGCACCCGTGTGTGAATCCTGTGGATTATTTTTTAGTAACATAGCCGTAGCGCATCATGGAGCTCCACCGATGCCAGTACCAGAGAAAAAGTAG
- the LOC138336272 gene encoding caveolin-1-like, with product MSDDAVDLVARDPNSLNSHLGTLLFNDVLGEPDGTHSIDCVWKLSYTCFECWKGLCYKLLTLFCGICIAAEWGCEFAYIAFYHIWFITPCMKVCEINCGLCQKLYATVINCCIVPCTEALGGLFIHFKR from the exons ATGTCTGACGACGCCGTTGATTTAGTTGCTAGGGATCCCAACTCCCTCAACAGCCATTTGGGG acACTCCTGTTCAACGATGTCCTTGGTGAGCCCGATGGTACCCACAGTATCGACTGTGTCTGGAAGCTGTCCTACACATGCTTCGAGTGCTGGAAGGGACTCTGCTACAAGCTTCTCACTCTCTTCTGTGGAATCTGTATTGCAGCGGAATGGGGCTGTGAGTTCGCCTACATTGCTTTCTACCACATCTGGTTCATCACCCCATGCATGAAGGTCTGCGAGATCAACTGCGGACTCTGCCAGAAGCTCTATGCCACAGTCATCAACTGCTGCATAGTACCGTGTACGGAGGCGCTTGGTGGACTCTTCATCCACTTCAAGCGATAG
- the LOC138336144 gene encoding caveolin-1-like isoform X2 — MDDDDTGKANVDLEIRDANEINTHLQVEFEDVFAEPYGTHSVECIWKVTFVCYRCTKTCCYNLCAIFTGIFVAFYWGMEFAMLTYTHVWCCTPGMRMFIIQCNQCQKCFGTVINCFLAPVCESCGLFFSNIAVAHHGAPPMPVPEKK; from the exons ATGGATGACGATGATACGGGAAAGGCCAATGTGGACTTAGAGATAAGAGACGCAAATGAAATCAACACCCATCTTCAG GTTGAGTTTGAGGATGTGTTTGCCGAGCCATATGGTACACACAGTGTCGAGTGTATCTGGAAGGTGACGTTCGTCTGCTACAGGTGTACAAAAACCTGCTGTTACAATTTATGCGCCATCTTTACCGGTATATTTGTGGCTTTCTACTGGGGTATGGAGTTCGCGATGTTGACGTATACGCACGTGTGGTGCTGCACACCAGGCATGCGCATGTTCATCATCCAGTGTAATCAGTGTCAGAAATGTTTTGGGACGGTTATAAACTGTTTTCTGGCACCCGTGTGTGAATCCTGTGGATTATTTTTTAGTAACATAGCCGTAGCGCATCATGGAGCTCCACCGATGCCAGTACCAGAGAAAAAGTAG
- the LOC138336143 gene encoding caveolin-1-like produces the protein MADNISQRSDDGVRNPGDEEGGGRGQEQGSPTKPSSRSPSMTSAGSNASKSSFRKETKPEVHRAAPPVPVSPPRPISVRTSKYDNTYDDIPISEGEHRQEQQQPFPPARVSVTPTLETQTHVHTPRVSVQYSKEPVVPHMDLSDRDPTHMNDDVKVEFDDLFAEPDGAHSIDCVWLNSAVVFTKTKYWCYRILTAIFAIPCAFCWGVSFACLTCGFVWNVRPLIRRYAIEIIPCAKIWRIFIEAIISPIFEACGKIFSGIIITVKKE, from the exons ATGGCGGATAATATTTCACAAAGAAGTGATGACGGGGTCAGGAATCCTGGCGACGAAGAAGGTGGAGGTCGAGGTCAGGAGCAGGGGTCACCAACAAAACCGTCATCAAGGTCGCCGTCCATGACATCGGCGGGATCCAATGCTTCAAAATCCTCCTTCCGTAAGGAAACAAAACCGGAAGTACACAGAGCAGCGCCACCAGTGCCGGTTTCGCCACCAAGGCCGATTTCCGTTAGGACATCAAAG TATGATAACACATATGACGACATACCCATCAGCGAAGGCGAACATCGACAGGAGCAGCAGCAACCCTTCCCACCTGCGCGTGTCTCCGTCACTCCGACATTGGAGACTCAAACCCATGTCCACACACCTCGAGTCAGTGTCCAGTACAGCAAGGAACCTGTCGTCCCTCATATGGACTTGTCTGACAGGGACCCGACACACATGAATGATGATGTCAAG gTGGAGTTCGATGATCTTTTCGCGGAGCCTGATGGGGCCCACAGTATCGACTGTGTCTGGCTAAATAGTGCAGTAGTGTTCACAAAGACTAAATACTGGTGCTACAGGATTCTCACAGCCATTTTTGCGATCCCATGTGCCTTCTGTTGGGGTGTCAGCTTCGCGTGCCTCACGTGCGGCTTTGTATGGAACGTTCGACCATTGATAAGGCGTTACGCCATAGAAATAATTCCCTGTGCTAAGATTTGGAGAATATTTATAGAGGCCATCATAAGTCCCATATTCGAAGCATGTGGAAAGATATTTAGTGGAATAATTATCACTGTAAAGAAAGAGTGA
- the LOC138336144 gene encoding caveolin-1-like isoform X3 gives MNDDIAGVNVDLVQRDANDINAHLQVEFEDVFAEPYGTHSVECIWKVTFVCYRCTKTCCYNLCAIFTGIFVAFYWGMEFAMLTYTHVWCCTPGMRMFIIQCNQCQKCFGTVINCFLAPVCESCGLFFSNIAVAHHGAPPMPVPEKK, from the exons ATGAATGATGACATTGCCGGTGTCAATGTTGACCTAGTTCAAAGGGATGCAAATGATATCAACGCTCATCTCCAG GTTGAGTTTGAGGATGTGTTTGCCGAGCCATATGGTACACACAGTGTCGAGTGTATCTGGAAGGTGACGTTCGTCTGCTACAGGTGTACAAAAACCTGCTGTTACAATTTATGCGCCATCTTTACCGGTATATTTGTGGCTTTCTACTGGGGTATGGAGTTCGCGATGTTGACGTATACGCACGTGTGGTGCTGCACACCAGGCATGCGCATGTTCATCATCCAGTGTAATCAGTGTCAGAAATGTTTTGGGACGGTTATAAACTGTTTTCTGGCACCCGTGTGTGAATCCTGTGGATTATTTTTTAGTAACATAGCCGTAGCGCATCATGGAGCTCCACCGATGCCAGTACCAGAGAAAAAGTAG
- the LOC138336296 gene encoding caveolin-1-like, whose protein sequence is MADEAVDLVARDPNGLNSHLGTLLFNDVLGEPDGTHSIDCVWKLSYTCFECWKGLCYKLLTLFCGICIAAEWGCEFAYIAFYHIWFITPCMKVFEINCGLCQKVYALIINCCIQPCTEACGGLFIHFKR, encoded by the exons ATGGCTGATGAAGCAGTTGATTTAGTTGCCAGGGATCCCAATGGACTCAACAGCCATTTGGGG ACACTCCTGTTCAACGATGTTCTTGGTGAGCCCGATGGTACCCACAGTATCGACTGTGTCTGGAAGCTGTCCTACACATGCTTCGAGTGCTGGAAGGGACTCTGCTACAAGCTCCTCACTCTCTTCTGTGGAATCTGTATTGCAGCGGAATGGGGCTGTGAGTTCGCCTACATTGCTTTCTACCACATCTGGTTCATCACCCCATGCATGAAAGTTTTCGAGATCAACTGCGGACTCTGCCAGAAGGTCTACGCTCTTATTATCAACTGTTGCATACAACCTTGTACGGAGGCGTGTGGAGGACTCTTCATCCATTTCAAGAGATGA